Part of the Variovorax sp. PAMC 28711 genome is shown below.
TACGGCATGCGCCAGAGCGCGTTCGACCTGTTCCTGCTGTTCGGCATCGGCCTTCTCGGCGTGGTGATGCGGCGTTTCGACTTCCCGACCGCGCCGGTCGTGGTCGGCATGATCCTCGGCCCGCTCGCCGAGGCGCAATTGCGCAACGCGATGTCGATCGGCGAAGGCAGTGCGGTCGTGTTCTTCCAGCGTCCGATGTCGCTCGCACTGATCGTCATCGTGGTCGCCGTGCTGGTGCTGCCGCGCCTGGCCAAGCGCATGAGCGAACGCAAGCTCAAGCGGCTGGCGCAGCTCGACGCCTGACCCGCTTCACGGGGTGCGGCCGGCCGGCAGCACGATGGTGGCGCGGCCGTCACCCGAAGTGCGCGTGTCCGAATCGGTCGCGGGCGGCGGCGAGCCGGCGGGCGCGATCACCGTCGAACGGCCGTCCGGCGTCTGCCGTGGCACCTCGACAGGAGGACCACCGCGCGCCCGATCAAGTGCCAGCCCGGCTCCGCGCACACACGCCTCGCGCGCGGGTGCCGCCAGGTTGCCGCTGTTGCAGCGGGCGATTTCATTGGCGTAGCGCTGCTGCGCAGCATCGACGGTCTGTGCGCTGGCAGCGGCTGCGAAAACCATCGCGCAGAAGGCGATACCGGTGTGGATGCGTGTTGCTTTCATGCGAGGCTCCTGGCCGTTGACGACAACGTGATCGTGCCACCCGATGCAGCGCGAACGTGTCAGCGCATCCCGACATCCTCCGTCACGAATTGCGCGGCCGATGCGGCGCGGCGAACCAGCGGACCAGCCCGAGGGCCAGCAGCACCGCGCCGATCCAGCGCAACCAGCGTGGCCAGGGCGATGCGCTCCTGAGCACCTCGACATCGCGCACGAACAGCGTTTCGCAGGCGCCGTTGCCGGTGTCGTCGCGCGTGGTCGACGTGCCCCGCGTGAACGCGAAGCCCGCGTTGTGGCTGTACGAAACGAGCTGGCCGGTGAGGCGAACCTGATCGCCCACCACCACGTCGCGCAAGCGCCGCGCGATGGCCGGGTTGTCGGTGAGCAGGTGGTTGTTGGAGAGGGCGCGCACGTTGGCGGGCGCGAGCGCGTCCATGTCACGGCTCTGGTGATAGCAGACGAACTGGCCGCTGGAGAACGACATCTTTTCGTAGGCGCCGCTGGCCGCGTTGGCGCCCCACACCATGCAGAGGTCGACCACGTTCAGGTGGTCGTTGCTGGCCGCGTGGATCCAGTCCCACCACGCATCGGAGTCGTGCCGGCTCACGACCAGGCCGGTGATCTCGTAGTCGGCGACCGGCGCCACGCTGTAGTCGACCTTGCCCGCTTGCGCATAGAAAGCAGGGATGCCGACCGCGCGTTGCAACGGGTCGGTCTGCACCTCGGCGCGCAGGGTTTCGCGGGCGGGCAAGTGGCCCTCGAACAGGAAGCCTGCGGCCAGTGCGGCGACACCGGCGGTGAGCGCGATGCGGCCGCCCATGTCAGTTCGCCGCGTGCGGCGTCGGCTTCAGGTCGTCGTCGCTGTGCAGGTCGGCAGGTTGCCCGCGCAACTTGCGCACCGTGCGCCGGATCCAGTGCTCGATGTCGTCGATGTAGGTGAACACGGCGGGCACGACCAGGAGGCTCAGCACCGTCGACGTGATGAGGCCACCGATCACCGCGACCGCCATCGGCGAGCGGAAACTGGAATCGGCAGCGCCGAAGCCGACGGCGATCGGCAGCATGCCGGCGCCCATCGCGATGGTCGTCATGATGATCGGCCGGGCCCGCTTGTGGCAGGCGTCGCGCAATGCATCCCATCGGCTCATGCCATGGTGGCGGCGCGCGACGATGGCGTACTCGACCAGCAGGATCGAGTTCTTCGTCGCCACGCCCATCAGCATGATCAACCCGATGAGCGAGGGCATCGACAACGCCTTCTGCGCCACCAAAAGGCCGACGAAGGCACCGCCCAGCGCCAGCGGCAACGCGCAAAGAATCGTCACCGGATGCAGGAAGTCCTTGAACAGGAGCACCAGCACGATGTAGATGCACAGCACGCCGGTGAGCATCGCCAGGCCGAAACTCGCGAAGAGCTCGGTCATCACCTCGGCATCGCCCACTTCGGTCACGCGCACGCCGGGCGGCAGGTTGACGATGGAGGGCAGCTTCATCGCCGCTTCCTTCGCTTCGCCCAGGCCGGTGCCCGACAGCTCGATCTCGAAGTTCACGTTGCGCGAGCGGTCGTAGCGGTCGATCACTGCCGGCCCGCCCTCGACCGTGAGGTTGGCGACCTGGCCGAGCATCACCGGACCCTTGGCGCTCGGCACCGCGAGGCGTTCAAGCAGTGCGAGGTCCTGGCGCGCGGAGTCTTCCAGCTTCACCACGATCGGCACCTGCCGCTGCGCCAGGTTGAGCTTGGGCAGCGACACGTCGTAGTCGCCCAGGGTGGCGACGCGCAGGGTCTCGGCGATGGCCGCGCTCGTGACACCCATGTCGGCGGCGCGCGCGAAGTCGGGCCGCACCGAGATTTCCGGGCGGATCAGGCTGGCGGTCGAAGTGATGTTGCCGAGGCCGGGAATCGTGCGCAGATCGCGCTCGACGCTGCGCGCGGCGGTGGTCAACGCGACCGGGTCGTCGCCCGACAACGCCAGGATGTACTTCTCGCCCGAGCCGCCGAGACCGACCGTGCTGCGCACGCCCGGAAGGCTTTCGAGCGCGGCGCGAATGTTGTTTTCGATGACTTGCTTCCGCGGCCGATCGCCGCGCGGATCGAGCTTGATGGTGAGCGTGGCCTTGCGCGTTTCGGGCGTGCCGAAACTCGCGAACGGATCGCCGCCCGCACTGCCGCCCGCCACCGTCGTGTAGACGCTGCGTACATGCGGCACTTCCATCACGCGACGCCGCGTTTCTTCGGCAGTGGCGGTGGTCTGCGCCAGCGTGGCACCGGGTGCCAGCGAGATGTAGACCTGCGTCTGCGAGTTGTCGTCCGGCGGGATGAAGCCGGTCTTGAGCAGCGGAATCATCGCGAGCGAGCCGATGAAGAACAGCGTCGCCAGGACCATCGTCGTGAAGCGGTGCGTCATGCACCACGAGGCCATGCGCATGTAGACCTGCAGCCAGCGCGGCTCCTTCTCGGCACCGACCAGCGGCTTCAGGATGTAGGCCGCCATCATCGGCGTCAGGACTCGCGCCACCACCAGCGACGCGAACACCGCCAGCGAAGCGGTCCAGCCGAACTGCTTGAAGAACTTGCCCGCCACGCCGCTCATGAAGGCCGTCGGCAAAAAAACCGCGATGAGCGTGAAGGTGGTGGCGATCACCGCGAGGCCGATTTCGTCCGCCGCTTCCATCGCCGCCTCGTACGGGCTCTTGCCCATGCGCAGGTGGCGCACGATGTTCTCGACCTCCACGATCGCGTCGTCGACCAGGATGCCGACGACGAGGGACAGCGCCAGCAGTGAGATCACGTTGACCGAAAAGCCCAGAAAATGCATGCCGATGAACGCCGGGATCACCGACATCGGCAGCGCCACCGCGGTGACAAACGTGGCGCGCCAGTCGCGCAGGAAGAGCCACACCACCAGCACCGCGAGGATCGCGCCTTCGTACAGCAGGTGCAGCGAGCCGTCGTACTCCTCCTCAACCGGCGTCACGAAGTTAAAGGCCTCGGTCAGCTGGATGTCGGGATGGTCGGCACGCAGTTCTGCGAGCGCCTTCTGGATGCGGCCACCGACTTCGACTTCGCTCTCGCCGCGGCTGCGCGCCACCTCGAAGCCGACCACCGGCTTGCCATCGAGCAGCGCCGCGGAGCGCGGCTCGGCGATCGTGTCGCTGATGCGCGCGACCTGATCGAGCCGCACGCGGCGGCCATCGCTCAGGGCGATCTGCAGGGCATTGAGTTCGCCGGCCGACTGCACCGTGGCGAGCGTGCGCACCGGCTGCTCGCTGCCCGACAGGTCGAAGCGGCCGCCCGCGCTTTCTGTCTGCACCTGGCGCAGCTGGCGCGAGATGTCGGCCGCGCTGGCGCCCAGCGCCTGCAGCTTGGCGGGGTCGAGGTCCACGTGCACCTGGCGCGTGACGCCGCCCACGCGATTCACCGCGCCCACGCCCGAGAGCGCGAGCAACTTCTTGGTCACGTCGTTGTCGACGAACCAGCTGAGCGCCTCGGCGTCCAGCTGGGTCGAGGCGATGGTGAAGGCCAGCACCGGCTGGCCTGCCAGGTCGAGCTTGGTGACGACCGGGTCGCGCACGTCGGCGGGCAGGTCGGCCCGCACCCGCTGCACGGCGGAGCGCACGTCGTCGACCGCTTCCTGCACCGGCTTCTCGAGGCGGAATTCGACGATCAGCGTCGCCTGGCCATCCTGCACCTTGCTGGTGATGTGCTTCAGGCCCTGGATGGTGGCGATCGAGTTCTCGAGCTTGCGTGCGACGTCGGTTTCGAGCTGCGAGGGCGAGGCGCCGGGCAGTGCGGCCGAGACGGTGACGGTCGGCAGGTCGATGTCGGGAAAATTCTGCACCTTCATCGCGTTGAACGACAGCAGGCCGCCGAAGGTGAGCAGCACGAACAACATCACCGCCGGAATCGGGTTCCGGATGGACCAGGCGGAAACGTTCATGGCTTGGTTCCTTCAGGCGCCACGCGCACGAGGTCGCCGTCGTTCAAAAAGCCCGCGCCTTGCA
Proteins encoded:
- a CDS encoding efflux RND transporter permease subunit; amino-acid sequence: MNVSAWSIRNPIPAVMLFVLLTFGGLLSFNAMKVQNFPDIDLPTVTVSAALPGASPSQLETDVARKLENSIATIQGLKHITSKVQDGQATLIVEFRLEKPVQEAVDDVRSAVQRVRADLPADVRDPVVTKLDLAGQPVLAFTIASTQLDAEALSWFVDNDVTKKLLALSGVGAVNRVGGVTRQVHVDLDPAKLQALGASAADISRQLRQVQTESAGGRFDLSGSEQPVRTLATVQSAGELNALQIALSDGRRVRLDQVARISDTIAEPRSAALLDGKPVVGFEVARSRGESEVEVGGRIQKALAELRADHPDIQLTEAFNFVTPVEEEYDGSLHLLYEGAILAVLVVWLFLRDWRATFVTAVALPMSVIPAFIGMHFLGFSVNVISLLALSLVVGILVDDAIVEVENIVRHLRMGKSPYEAAMEAADEIGLAVIATTFTLIAVFLPTAFMSGVAGKFFKQFGWTASLAVFASLVVARVLTPMMAAYILKPLVGAEKEPRWLQVYMRMASWCMTHRFTTMVLATLFFIGSLAMIPLLKTGFIPPDDNSQTQVYISLAPGATLAQTTATAEETRRRVMEVPHVRSVYTTVAGGSAGGDPFASFGTPETRKATLTIKLDPRGDRPRKQVIENNIRAALESLPGVRSTVGLGGSGEKYILALSGDDPVALTTAARSVERDLRTIPGLGNITSTASLIRPEISVRPDFARAADMGVTSAAIAETLRVATLGDYDVSLPKLNLAQRQVPIVVKLEDSARQDLALLERLAVPSAKGPVMLGQVANLTVEGGPAVIDRYDRSRNVNFEIELSGTGLGEAKEAAMKLPSIVNLPPGVRVTEVGDAEVMTELFASFGLAMLTGVLCIYIVLVLLFKDFLHPVTILCALPLALGGAFVGLLVAQKALSMPSLIGLIMLMGVATKNSILLVEYAIVARRHHGMSRWDALRDACHKRARPIIMTTIAMGAGMLPIAVGFGAADSSFRSPMAVAVIGGLITSTVLSLLVVPAVFTYIDDIEHWIRRTVRKLRGQPADLHSDDDLKPTPHAAN